A stretch of the Streptomyces ortus genome encodes the following:
- a CDS encoding DUF6461 domain-containing protein → MPANDDAPSLDWATAWMCVTFTRDLTAEEVFTRYGADPSRSRLLDADQASELPTGQLADGAVSLLRSGSLGDWTFCIEEDGVIGSWAEPLAALSRGTETYSVLTTEGLDVFQHWRDGECVENFEPGMPGTGPTGPWRDRVETALAAHEGESAGMAPVVALVLDHLGISLDDDAVAGPWLSLTLSEDDAPSAPRGHTYAGEGPVPPQSPTGN, encoded by the coding sequence ATGCCAGCAAACGATGACGCACCCTCGCTCGACTGGGCGACAGCCTGGATGTGCGTCACCTTTACCCGGGACCTGACCGCCGAGGAGGTGTTCACCCGGTACGGGGCCGACCCGTCCCGCTCCCGTCTCCTCGACGCGGACCAGGCGTCGGAACTGCCCACCGGCCAACTTGCCGACGGAGCGGTCTCACTGCTGCGGTCCGGCAGCCTCGGCGACTGGACCTTCTGCATCGAGGAGGACGGCGTCATCGGCTCCTGGGCCGAACCGCTCGCAGCCCTGTCCCGGGGCACCGAGACGTACAGCGTGCTGACCACCGAAGGCCTTGACGTCTTCCAGCACTGGCGCGACGGCGAATGCGTCGAGAACTTCGAGCCGGGCATGCCAGGCACCGGGCCCACCGGCCCCTGGCGGGACCGTGTCGAGACGGCACTCGCCGCACACGAGGGCGAAAGCGCCGGAATGGCACCAGTGGTGGCTCTCGTACTTGACCACCTCGGCATCAGCCTGGACGACGACGCCGTCGCCGGCCCCTGGCTCAGTCTGACCCTCTCTGAAGACGACGCACCGTCGGCCCCGCGCGGCCACACCTACGCGGGTGAGGGCCCCGTCCCACCCCAGTCTCCAACCGGGAACTGA
- a CDS encoding toxin Doc, whose product MDLYIDIRWLLDRQEELLGKELAVLDYSALVAAVARHRVNTPQLTEGSPDAYWRAAALMEQLVLLRPLPARNEFFAYGVAVAYLKASGETVDTAAYEPWRDLIADIRALRLTVYDIADRLRSLRPPA is encoded by the coding sequence GTGGACCTGTACATCGACATCCGCTGGCTCCTGGACCGACAGGAAGAACTGCTCGGCAAGGAGCTCGCCGTCCTGGACTACTCCGCGCTCGTGGCCGCTGTGGCCCGACACCGGGTCAACACCCCCCAACTGACGGAAGGTTCCCCGGACGCGTACTGGCGGGCAGCCGCACTCATGGAACAGCTCGTGCTGCTGCGCCCCCTGCCGGCCCGCAACGAGTTCTTCGCCTACGGCGTGGCCGTCGCCTATCTCAAAGCATCCGGGGAAACGGTGGACACGGCCGCCTACGAGCCCTGGCGCGACCTGATCGCCGACATCCGCGCACTGCGCCTGACCGTGTACGACATCGCCGACCGGCTGCGCTCCCTGAGACCGCCCGCCTGA
- a CDS encoding LLM class flavin-dependent oxidoreductase codes for MKKIGFLSFGHWTPSPHSQTRSAADSLLQAIDLAVAAEELGADGAYFRVHHFARQHASPFPLLAAIGARTSRIEIGTGVIDMRYENPLYMAEDAGAADLISGGRLQLGLSRGSPEQVIDGWRHFGHTPPQDGTDADMAREHTERLLEVLTGEGFAQPNPRPMFANPPGLLRIEPHSEGLRERIWWGSGSNATAVWAAGLGMNLQSSTLKDDESGEPLHVQQRKQIEAYREAWRAAGHTREPRVSVSRSIFALTDDRDRAYFGREGNSKDQIGYIDAQTRSIFGRSYAAEPDVLVKQLVEDEAVAAADTLLLTVPNQLGVEYNAHVIESILTHVAPELGWR; via the coding sequence ATGAAAAAGATCGGGTTCCTTTCCTTCGGACACTGGACGCCATCGCCGCACTCTCAGACGCGCTCAGCGGCGGACTCCCTGCTCCAAGCGATCGACCTCGCCGTCGCCGCGGAGGAACTGGGCGCCGACGGCGCCTACTTCCGGGTGCACCACTTCGCCCGGCAGCACGCCTCACCGTTCCCACTGCTCGCGGCCATCGGAGCGCGCACCAGCCGGATCGAGATCGGCACCGGTGTGATCGACATGCGCTACGAGAACCCGCTCTACATGGCCGAGGACGCAGGCGCGGCCGACCTCATCTCCGGCGGCCGACTCCAGCTCGGCCTCAGCCGGGGATCCCCGGAGCAGGTCATCGACGGCTGGCGGCACTTCGGCCACACGCCCCCTCAGGACGGGACCGACGCCGACATGGCACGCGAGCACACCGAGCGGCTGCTCGAGGTCCTCACCGGCGAGGGCTTCGCACAGCCCAACCCCAGACCGATGTTCGCCAACCCGCCGGGACTGCTGCGCATCGAGCCGCACTCCGAAGGACTGCGGGAGCGTATCTGGTGGGGATCCGGCTCGAACGCCACCGCAGTCTGGGCAGCCGGACTCGGGATGAACCTGCAGAGCTCCACCCTCAAGGACGACGAGAGCGGCGAGCCCCTTCACGTCCAGCAGCGCAAGCAGATCGAGGCATACCGCGAGGCGTGGCGGGCCGCGGGCCACACCCGTGAGCCGAGGGTCTCGGTCAGTCGCAGCATCTTTGCGCTCACCGACGACCGGGACCGCGCCTACTTCGGCCGGGAGGGCAATTCCAAGGACCAGATCGGCTACATCGACGCCCAGACACGCAGCATCTTCGGCCGTTCCTACGCCGCCGAACCCGATGTCCTCGTCAAACAACTCGTCGAGGACGAGGCCGTCGCCGCCGCCGACACTCTGCTGCTCACCGTGCCCAACCAGCTGGGCGTCGAGTACAACGCACATGTCATCGAAAGCATTCTGACCCATGTCGCTCCCGAACTCGGGTGGCGCTGA
- a CDS encoding antitoxin MazE7 produces the protein MADTTVKIDTETRDRFAAIAAARKTSVRALLADLAVEQENQLKLGVATDAFREAISQPGLAEAFDRDFGGLPQASRTTHRAA, from the coding sequence ATGGCTGATACCACCGTGAAGATCGACACAGAGACCCGGGACCGGTTCGCCGCGATCGCCGCCGCCCGCAAGACGAGTGTGCGCGCCCTGCTCGCGGATCTGGCCGTTGAACAGGAGAACCAGCTCAAGCTGGGGGTCGCGACGGACGCGTTCCGTGAAGCCATCTCCCAGCCGGGCCTGGCCGAGGCGTTCGACCGTGACTTCGGCGGTCTGCCGCAGGCCTCGCGTACCACGCACCGGGCGGCCTGA
- a CDS encoding NucA/NucB deoxyribonuclease domain-containing protein yields MRKPSRPALLMAALLAVTATGTTGAGISQATPAATTIATPAATTAATTSAETLTQSAAFTADTTCTTIPTENRTDAGGAVKACTRVQPVSAEKSGATSRQPAAPSPPAAGITAAAADDPSGDGTTSEFEPDADDPEPPEPSCAVANEGQWTWSRTGGMCLRGVIVKYTLYNAQSVPIGTGDIEVNSTLATSYKTLDLKETITAKLINVSGDVKSLTVRMKVSCGAGCKTVTQQPWFATTLVPQQQVSGSTKYSGDSFATDTTRSSFRTSYAMYVTMPGATPIDENASWSSPADGEIRCDKEQPRLRGCVIPTDDLPVLSYSRSHEKYGIVVPIYEEIMQRRGTNILHAVDQDQANTNRAATCTPFTNIHPNTSGADSCDEFPMASTKEGGQDGSLCAELTPQVVNNVWSAPATWPDRPTTGTETCLRLHISQRANSSAGGVLGSLRKYQRLVNNDPFRIEFTA; encoded by the coding sequence GTGAGAAAACCATCCAGACCGGCGCTGCTGATGGCAGCCCTCCTCGCCGTCACCGCGACCGGCACCACCGGAGCCGGCATCAGCCAGGCCACACCGGCCGCCACCACCATCGCCACACCGGCGGCCACCACCGCGGCGACAACCTCCGCCGAAACACTCACACAGAGCGCCGCCTTTACCGCAGACACAACCTGTACCACGATCCCCACCGAGAACCGCACGGACGCGGGCGGCGCGGTCAAAGCGTGCACACGTGTACAGCCCGTATCCGCTGAGAAGAGCGGCGCCACGAGCCGTCAGCCTGCCGCACCCTCCCCGCCCGCCGCCGGCATCACCGCCGCTGCCGCCGACGACCCGTCCGGTGACGGCACCACCTCGGAGTTCGAGCCGGACGCCGATGATCCGGAGCCGCCCGAGCCCTCCTGCGCAGTCGCCAACGAGGGCCAGTGGACCTGGAGCCGCACCGGCGGCATGTGCCTGCGTGGCGTCATCGTCAAGTACACGCTCTACAACGCGCAAAGCGTCCCCATCGGCACCGGCGACATCGAGGTGAACTCCACCCTCGCCACCTCCTACAAGACCCTCGACCTCAAAGAAACGATCACCGCCAAACTGATCAACGTCTCCGGTGACGTGAAGAGCCTCACGGTGCGCATGAAGGTCAGCTGCGGAGCCGGCTGCAAGACCGTCACCCAGCAGCCCTGGTTCGCCACCACCCTGGTGCCGCAACAGCAGGTCTCGGGTTCCACCAAGTACAGCGGCGACTCCTTCGCCACCGACACGACCCGCTCCTCCTTCCGCACCAGCTACGCGATGTACGTGACGATGCCCGGCGCCACCCCGATCGACGAGAACGCCTCCTGGTCCAGCCCCGCAGACGGCGAGATCCGCTGCGACAAGGAACAGCCCCGGCTACGCGGCTGCGTCATCCCCACCGACGACCTTCCGGTACTGAGCTACTCCCGCTCCCACGAGAAGTACGGGATCGTCGTCCCCATCTACGAAGAGATCATGCAGCGGCGGGGCACCAACATCCTGCACGCCGTCGACCAGGACCAGGCGAACACCAACCGCGCCGCGACCTGCACGCCCTTCACCAACATCCACCCGAACACGAGCGGCGCGGACAGCTGCGACGAGTTCCCGATGGCCAGCACCAAGGAGGGCGGCCAGGACGGAAGCCTGTGCGCCGAACTGACCCCGCAGGTCGTGAACAACGTCTGGTCCGCCCCGGCAACCTGGCCGGACCGTCCGACCACAGGCACCGAAACCTGCCTGCGGCTGCACATCAGCCAGCGGGCCAACAGCTCGGCGGGCGGTGTCCTCGGCTCACTCCGCAAGTACCAGCGCCTGGTGAACAACGACCCCTTCCGTATCGAGTTCACGGCCTGA
- a CDS encoding sigma-70 family RNA polymerase sigma factor: MSDGDVDTDVSPQDGGHGEIVHEPPDLPLDYEAFYLGHQEFFHGFAEIHLGSRRVAEQVVHEVLLEILGGWNQLLQEGDLEQQTLAVLHRRVFDRLRRDGRPPAFVINGPIAKNLHAVRNQLELTGSTGGLYEAILELPSRQFTVVVLRHLLGYKTSQIARYMGLDVRTVDYHGRKGKERLRVQLKLPAAPSKRKTKKGS; encoded by the coding sequence GTGAGCGATGGCGACGTCGACACAGACGTATCGCCCCAGGACGGCGGACACGGCGAGATCGTGCACGAACCGCCGGACCTGCCCCTGGACTACGAGGCCTTCTACCTGGGGCACCAGGAGTTCTTCCACGGCTTCGCGGAGATCCACCTCGGCAGCCGCCGGGTGGCCGAGCAGGTGGTCCACGAAGTGCTCCTGGAGATCCTCGGCGGCTGGAACCAGCTGCTGCAGGAAGGCGACCTTGAACAGCAGACCCTGGCCGTGCTGCACCGGCGCGTCTTCGACCGGCTGCGGCGCGACGGCCGGCCTCCGGCCTTCGTCATCAACGGGCCGATAGCCAAGAACCTGCACGCCGTCAGGAACCAGCTGGAGCTCACCGGCAGCACCGGCGGACTGTACGAGGCGATCCTCGAACTGCCCTCCCGGCAGTTCACCGTCGTCGTCCTGCGCCACCTGCTCGGCTACAAGACCAGCCAGATCGCCCGCTACATGGGCCTGGACGTGCGCACCGTCGACTACCACGGCCGCAAGGGCAAGGAACGCCTCCGTGTGCAGCTGAAGCTGCCCGCCGCGCCCAGCAAGCGCAAGACCAAGAAGGGGTCGTGA
- a CDS encoding DUF397 domain-containing protein — MNGSWSWQRSSFSDASGNQCVEVARTSLGVMVRDSKDIAAGRLAFGAAAWSHFTALADVSDNTPTSG; from the coding sequence ATGAACGGCTCGTGGTCGTGGCAGAGGTCGTCGTTCAGCGACGCCTCAGGCAACCAATGCGTGGAGGTCGCTCGCACTTCACTCGGCGTCATGGTACGTGACTCCAAAGACATCGCCGCGGGTCGACTTGCCTTCGGTGCCGCCGCGTGGAGCCACTTCACTGCCTTGGCCGACGTCTCGGACAACACGCCCACGAGCGGATGA
- a CDS encoding trypsin-like serine protease, translated as MRLTRRSRSVALAASMAAAPLMLSAVPAAAVTGPASAAADTTHAYTAQLTIGSHDQGCSGVLVDTEWLLTAASCFAADPATSLAVDAGAPKKPVTATIGRTNLSSSSGAVRQVVELVPRTDRDVVLARLNQPVTNVAPATLASTAPTAGEELKFAGYGRTADEWAPLSLHTGTYTVNSAAATTAAVTGKDAAACLGDSGGPVLRGTGSTAQLIALNSQSFQGGCLGTDATQTSTAGITARVDDLKSWIDTKVRATAITDFNGDGVEDIAIADPKASVGGDAGAGLVRVVYGGKGTAQIDQDLDWVSGGAEANDGFGEALATVDYNQDGYTDLVVASPGEALADVPNAGMVHVLFGGPSGLGTGAVKSKNLEQGAGTGAILASTSEAGDRMGQALTAGTTAAGRPWILIGVPGESVGTEAGAGMVFYVYGDTSRTLHQDLPTSVPGVAEAGDKFGAAVAGDGNFFAIGAPGEAIGTATESGTVALFSHTLDADGRPTSIGGLDQDNSAVTGAAEAGDEFGAALAMTAYRSSTTTGSNTSMLAIGSPGETTTAGGADAGEAGRAILVRVNADSTWSYLRELRQGEADDTVVGTSETGDRMGESLTAINTAPREVATATTLLLAVGTPGEAIGTEAAAGAIHSFSMLGAAGDSDLWLEAGDGDGIPGTPKAGQRVGQSIHFTGTRLYAGMPYGPSAYGALHALPIGNVIPGGTDGTVTTYQPGAGGLPTTGTAFGYAAR; from the coding sequence ATGAGACTCACCAGACGATCCCGCAGCGTCGCGCTCGCCGCGTCCATGGCCGCCGCACCGCTCATGCTGAGCGCTGTTCCGGCCGCCGCCGTAACCGGCCCGGCTTCCGCCGCCGCCGACACCACCCACGCCTACACCGCACAGCTGACCATCGGCAGTCACGACCAGGGCTGCTCCGGCGTTCTGGTCGACACCGAATGGCTACTCACCGCCGCCAGCTGTTTCGCCGCGGACCCGGCGACCAGCCTTGCCGTCGACGCCGGCGCGCCCAAGAAGCCGGTCACCGCCACCATCGGCCGCACCAATCTGAGCAGCAGCTCCGGCGCCGTACGCCAGGTAGTCGAGCTGGTGCCGCGCACCGACCGCGATGTGGTCCTGGCCCGCCTGAACCAGCCAGTCACCAACGTCGCGCCGGCCACCCTGGCCAGCACCGCACCCACCGCCGGCGAGGAACTGAAGTTCGCGGGCTACGGCCGTACCGCTGATGAGTGGGCGCCGCTGAGCCTGCACACCGGCACCTACACCGTCAACTCGGCCGCCGCTACCACGGCGGCCGTCACCGGCAAGGACGCCGCCGCATGCCTGGGCGACTCCGGCGGCCCCGTCCTTCGCGGTACCGGCTCCACGGCTCAGCTGATCGCCCTCAACAGCCAGTCATTCCAGGGCGGTTGTCTCGGCACCGACGCCACTCAGACCAGTACCGCAGGTATCACCGCCCGTGTCGACGACCTGAAGTCCTGGATCGACACTAAGGTCCGCGCCACAGCGATCACCGACTTCAACGGTGACGGCGTCGAAGACATCGCCATCGCCGATCCGAAGGCGAGCGTCGGCGGGGATGCCGGCGCCGGCCTGGTACGGGTCGTGTACGGCGGCAAGGGCACCGCTCAGATCGACCAGGACCTGGACTGGGTGTCCGGCGGAGCCGAGGCGAACGACGGCTTCGGCGAGGCGCTGGCCACCGTCGATTACAACCAGGACGGATACACCGACCTGGTGGTCGCCAGCCCGGGAGAGGCACTGGCCGACGTCCCGAACGCGGGCATGGTCCACGTACTCTTCGGCGGCCCCAGCGGACTGGGAACCGGAGCGGTCAAGAGCAAGAACCTGGAGCAGGGCGCGGGCACCGGCGCGATCCTCGCCTCGACCTCCGAGGCCGGTGACCGCATGGGCCAGGCCCTCACGGCCGGCACCACAGCCGCAGGCCGCCCGTGGATCCTCATCGGTGTACCGGGCGAGTCCGTCGGCACCGAGGCCGGGGCCGGCATGGTCTTCTACGTCTACGGCGACACCAGCCGCACCCTCCACCAGGACCTTCCCACCTCAGTGCCGGGGGTGGCCGAGGCCGGCGACAAGTTCGGTGCCGCCGTCGCGGGCGACGGAAACTTCTTCGCCATCGGCGCGCCCGGCGAAGCCATTGGCACCGCGACCGAATCCGGCACGGTGGCCCTGTTCAGCCACACCCTGGACGCGGACGGCCGGCCCACCTCCATCGGCGGTCTAGACCAGGACAACAGCGCAGTCACCGGTGCCGCCGAGGCGGGCGACGAGTTCGGGGCCGCCCTGGCCATGACCGCCTACCGCTCCTCCACCACGACCGGTAGCAACACCTCCATGCTGGCGATCGGTTCACCGGGCGAGACCACCACCGCTGGCGGTGCCGACGCAGGGGAAGCAGGCCGCGCCATCCTGGTACGGGTCAACGCCGACAGCACCTGGAGCTACCTGCGTGAACTCCGCCAGGGCGAAGCGGACGACACAGTCGTGGGCACCTCGGAGACCGGTGACCGGATGGGAGAGAGCCTGACAGCGATCAACACTGCGCCGCGCGAAGTAGCCACCGCTACCACCCTGCTCCTCGCCGTCGGAACCCCTGGTGAGGCCATCGGTACGGAGGCCGCGGCCGGGGCGATCCACAGCTTCTCGATGCTGGGCGCGGCGGGCGACAGCGACCTGTGGCTCGAAGCCGGAGACGGCGACGGCATTCCCGGCACTCCCAAAGCCGGCCAGCGCGTGGGCCAGAGCATCCACTTCACCGGCACTCGCCTGTACGCCGGCATGCCTTACGGGCCCAGCGCCTACGGCGCCCTGCATGCCCTGCCGATCGGCAATGTCATTCCCGGCGGCACCGACGGAACGGTGACCACCTACCAACCCGGAGCCGGCGGCCTACCCACGACGGGAACCGCGTTCGGCTACGCCGCGCGCTGA
- a CDS encoding HNH endonuclease family protein, translating into MIKSALRGLAAAALIVLPYAAAPPAHAAQSVPLAAAVERLTVGTESREGYQRTSFKHWNAGRNPSDGCSTRSEVLISEAVDAPEIGPACRLTGGRWWSYYDATWVTSASGLDIDHMVPLAEAWDSGASAWTAQRREAYANDQGAETSLVAVTGRSNRSKSDKDPADWMPPAPDAAVRCTYAAQWVGTKLRWNLTVDDGELAALRDVAGGCPLESVAYEPAG; encoded by the coding sequence TTGATCAAGTCTGCTCTGCGGGGCCTCGCGGCCGCCGCCCTCATCGTCCTGCCGTACGCGGCCGCCCCGCCGGCCCACGCCGCGCAGAGCGTTCCGCTCGCCGCGGCCGTCGAGCGCCTGACTGTAGGCACCGAGTCGCGGGAGGGATATCAGCGCACGTCCTTCAAGCACTGGAACGCCGGCCGGAATCCTTCCGACGGCTGCAGTACCCGCAGCGAGGTGCTGATCTCCGAGGCCGTCGACGCCCCTGAGATCGGCCCCGCCTGCCGGCTGACGGGCGGCCGCTGGTGGTCCTATTACGACGCGACCTGGGTGACCTCCGCGTCCGGCCTGGACATCGACCACATGGTGCCCCTGGCGGAAGCCTGGGACTCGGGTGCCTCCGCCTGGACGGCGCAGCGCCGCGAGGCCTACGCGAACGACCAGGGCGCGGAGACGTCCCTGGTGGCCGTCACTGGCAGATCCAACCGCAGCAAGAGCGACAAGGACCCGGCCGACTGGATGCCGCCCGCCCCCGACGCCGCGGTGCGTTGCACGTACGCCGCACAGTGGGTGGGTACGAAGCTGCGCTGGAATCTCACCGTCGACGACGGTGAACTCGCGGCCCTGCGGGACGTCGCCGGCGGCTGTCCGCTGGAGTCCGTGGCGTACGAGCCCGCCGGGTAG
- a CDS encoding ALF repeat-containing protein → MQTTFWSRRRVLGSLAAAAAVAATPSALIPATAAATESAVPEPVPLPDTERAKVVRAWLTGGKGVKAAAAQALYGTDADIQTFLVETLPKQTVEDNRVAIVRSLDRAGKGLRREAVAALENGDTAIAAFLKDGFKPAIIEDLQVATTVVSATGDKAVVRDANTALDTGTAPTLTAFLTDKQYDARLEDTQVQISAMLLTAGAEVRKYANRALSGTATDVEWFIETGQHIARARDQESATIEELVAVVEREGKRAERETNLAVEASARAETAAGKAKEAAQKAAAEASAAQSDVQKSAAAARKASSAAKGAADAARNAINASNAAVKASRRASWAAAGAAQAASKAGSAAAYAYSAAIAASKDANKTQIAKDAAVAAKNAADKARTAAKAADKAAIAGDQAATAGKAAASAARNSAAAATAAAQAAASAGAAKAEADEAKRQAAIATSAANRATNAASAAQSLASAAAAAARTARDAANSAADHADKAAAAAEEAVKYAGQAIDYANKSTAHSDQAVKAANVATQAVSDAIEVEKNARAAEAQTLEQDKQQAIEEAQLLASIETTELADVRDKRLLADRTTQETKDRIAQAEQALYSGDLGLAAPLGRKAAIALLDARGAWTRQAAQHALAGSDDDVYAWIDIDRSVAQSQDDRETALHVATIAAPKVAEAAALALESSDIAAVGDFLTSGMKRASDEELRVAINKIIADEGAGKAVKAAGNKALDINTTESLNYFFDHDYPLAVYEDDRVRANELLTTGGAFTKAYAEVALEGPAWMLRNFITLVQFRTAQFDHDTATHVAAIRGAIAAAAKIAEKAQEDAALATKASYDARNDAAKAQEWADKAIASAAKAENFADEARRNADAADKSAADAQASANTAKSAAATARGAARSANYSANKAMDSARAALKSSAAAQTSAAAARAAKLAAQADATAAAAAYSEAQRITAEKHAAEVIAKAREAAAKAKADRDAKLDPAGNGKNDQVNPNGTKDPANSDEWWNDAQFYADAANAVSIGAAFLAAGCTLAAFVFPPALAAAGFFATLATGAGALGSLFTGIEHGFTSGEFFTSAAGTGLSLVTFGQSKWLGAADKAAGGKLIKPVVDKITDVAEDKVSSITKSLVDLVA, encoded by the coding sequence ATGCAGACAACGTTCTGGAGCAGACGCCGCGTACTCGGCTCTCTCGCGGCCGCTGCCGCCGTAGCGGCCACACCCTCGGCCCTGATACCGGCCACCGCCGCTGCCACCGAAAGCGCCGTGCCCGAACCGGTGCCGCTGCCGGACACCGAGCGCGCCAAGGTTGTCAGGGCGTGGCTGACCGGAGGCAAGGGCGTCAAAGCCGCCGCCGCCCAGGCCCTCTACGGGACAGATGCCGACATCCAGACGTTCCTCGTTGAGACGCTGCCCAAGCAGACCGTGGAAGACAACCGGGTCGCGATCGTTCGCAGCTTGGACCGTGCGGGCAAGGGCCTGCGCCGGGAGGCCGTCGCCGCCCTCGAGAACGGCGACACCGCGATCGCCGCGTTCCTGAAAGACGGCTTCAAACCCGCCATCATCGAAGACCTCCAGGTCGCCACCACCGTCGTCTCGGCCACCGGCGACAAGGCGGTGGTGCGCGACGCCAACACCGCCCTCGACACCGGCACCGCGCCGACACTCACCGCCTTCCTCACCGACAAGCAGTACGACGCACGCCTGGAGGACACCCAGGTCCAGATCAGCGCCATGCTGCTGACCGCCGGCGCGGAGGTGCGGAAGTACGCGAACCGTGCGCTCAGCGGCACCGCGACCGATGTGGAGTGGTTCATCGAGACCGGTCAGCACATCGCGCGTGCCCGCGACCAGGAGTCGGCGACCATCGAGGAACTGGTGGCCGTCGTCGAGCGCGAGGGCAAGCGCGCCGAACGCGAGACCAACCTGGCCGTGGAGGCCTCCGCACGCGCCGAAACCGCCGCCGGAAAAGCCAAGGAGGCCGCCCAGAAAGCCGCCGCCGAGGCATCCGCCGCCCAGAGCGATGTGCAGAAGTCAGCGGCCGCGGCCCGCAAAGCGTCGAGCGCGGCAAAGGGCGCGGCAGACGCCGCACGCAACGCCATCAACGCCTCCAACGCCGCGGTGAAGGCATCCCGCCGCGCCTCCTGGGCAGCCGCCGGCGCCGCACAGGCCGCCTCGAAGGCAGGCAGCGCCGCAGCCTACGCCTACAGCGCAGCGATAGCCGCCTCCAAGGACGCGAACAAGACACAGATCGCCAAGGACGCTGCGGTCGCCGCGAAGAACGCCGCCGACAAGGCCCGTACCGCTGCCAAGGCCGCCGACAAGGCGGCCATCGCCGGCGACCAGGCGGCGACCGCCGGCAAGGCGGCCGCCTCCGCCGCACGCAACTCGGCCGCCGCCGCCACCGCCGCCGCACAGGCCGCCGCCTCGGCGGGTGCCGCCAAGGCCGAGGCCGACGAGGCGAAGCGCCAGGCCGCCATCGCCACCAGCGCCGCCAACCGCGCTACCAACGCAGCCTCCGCCGCCCAGTCCCTGGCGTCCGCCGCCGCGGCGGCGGCACGCACCGCGCGCGACGCCGCCAACTCCGCAGCCGACCACGCCGACAAGGCGGCAGCCGCCGCCGAGGAGGCCGTGAAGTACGCAGGCCAGGCCATCGACTACGCCAACAAGTCGACCGCACACTCCGATCAGGCCGTGAAAGCCGCGAACGTTGCCACCCAGGCCGTGTCCGACGCCATCGAGGTGGAGAAGAACGCGCGCGCCGCCGAGGCCCAGACCCTGGAGCAGGACAAGCAGCAGGCGATCGAGGAGGCACAGCTACTCGCCTCCATCGAGACGACCGAACTGGCCGACGTCCGCGACAAGCGGCTCCTTGCGGACCGCACCACGCAGGAGACCAAGGACCGGATCGCCCAGGCCGAGCAGGCCCTGTACTCCGGTGATCTGGGTCTCGCTGCGCCCCTGGGGCGCAAGGCCGCTATCGCCCTGCTTGATGCCAGGGGCGCCTGGACCCGGCAGGCCGCCCAGCACGCGCTCGCCGGCTCCGACGACGACGTCTACGCCTGGATCGACATCGACCGGAGCGTCGCCCAGAGCCAGGACGACCGTGAGACCGCACTCCACGTGGCGACCATCGCCGCACCGAAGGTCGCCGAGGCCGCCGCGCTCGCCCTGGAGAGCTCTGACATCGCGGCCGTCGGCGACTTCCTCACCAGCGGGATGAAGAGAGCCTCGGACGAGGAACTGCGGGTGGCAATCAACAAGATCATCGCCGATGAGGGCGCGGGCAAGGCCGTCAAGGCCGCCGGCAACAAGGCGCTCGACATCAACACCACCGAATCGCTCAACTACTTCTTCGACCACGACTACCCGCTGGCGGTCTACGAGGACGACCGGGTCCGCGCCAACGAGCTCCTCACCACCGGCGGCGCCTTCACCAAGGCGTACGCGGAGGTCGCCCTCGAGGGCCCGGCGTGGATGCTCCGCAACTTCATCACCCTGGTCCAGTTCCGTACGGCCCAGTTCGACCACGACACCGCCACCCACGTCGCCGCGATCCGCGGCGCCATCGCGGCAGCAGCGAAGATCGCCGAGAAGGCGCAGGAGGACGCCGCGCTGGCGACCAAGGCCTCCTACGACGCCCGTAACGACGCCGCCAAGGCCCAGGAATGGGCGGACAAGGCGATCGCCTCCGCCGCCAAGGCCGAAAACTTCGCCGACGAGGCGCGCCGGAACGCGGACGCCGCCGACAAGTCGGCCGCCGATGCCCAGGCCTCCGCCAACACCGCGAAGTCGGCCGCCGCGACCGCCCGCGGCGCGGCCCGCTCAGCGAACTACTCCGCCAACAAGGCGATGGACTCGGCGCGCGCCGCTCTCAAGTCCTCCGCCGCGGCCCAGACGTCGGCTGCCGCAGCCCGTGCCGCCAAACTTGCCGCGCAGGCGGACGCCACAGCGGCCGCCGCCGCCTACTCCGAGGCCCAGCGGATCACCGCCGAGAAGCACGCCGCCGAGGTGATCGCCAAAGCCAGGGAGGCCGCAGCCAAGGCCAAGGCCGACCGTGACGCCAAACTCGACCCGGCCGGCAACGGCAAGAACGACCAGGTCAACCCCAACGGCACCAAGGACCCCGCCAACTCCGACGAATGGTGGAACGACGCCCAGTTCTACGCCGACGCGGCCAACGCGGTCAGCATCGGCGCCGCTTTCCTCGCAGCCGGCTGCACCCTCGCCGCCTTCGTCTTCCCGCCGGCCCTCGCCGCAGCCGGCTTCTTCGCCACCCTCGCCACCGGCGCGGGCGCCCTCGGCTCCCTCTTCACCGGCATCGAACACGGCTTCACCAGCGGCGAGTTCTTCACCTCCGCCGCCGGCACCGGCCTGAGCCTGGTCACCTTCGGCCAGTCCAAGTGGCTGGGCGCAGCCGACAAAGCCGCTGGCGGCAAGCTCATCAAGCCCGTCGTAGACAAGATCACGGACGTCGCCGAGGACAAGGTCTCCAGCATCACTAAGAGCCTCGTCGACCTGGTCGCCTGA